One window of Syntrophorhabdaceae bacterium genomic DNA carries:
- the ftsA gene encoding cell division protein FtsA: MQREDGLLVGLDVGTTKICVVVARVVEDKINIIGIGSYPSTGLRKGVVVNMDTTVNSIRKAVEEAELMAGVKIESCLAGIGGPHIKSFNSNGVVAIKDKEVRADDITRAIDAAKAVAIPADRELIHVIPQEFIVDDQDGIYEPTGISGVRLEVKVHIVTGSVSSAQNIMKCCKLAGLNVTDIVLAQLASAEATLTQEEREIGVALVDIGGGTSDIAVFSNGSIRYTSVLPFGGNNITNDIAIGLRTPVEEAEKIKKKFGCASSGMIGANETIDVPSVGGRKPRTLMRKTLADIIEPRVEEIASLIYEEIRKSGAEKVLASGVVLTGGCANLEGMPEYVEGIFNLPARRGYPIGVGGLIDVVNNPIYSTGVGLLLHGFKGGKAKRQGYDRAAGLTKMFSGGKMIDRMRDWFKEIF; encoded by the coding sequence ACCAAGATCTGCGTGGTCGTGGCGCGGGTCGTGGAAGACAAGATCAATATTATAGGAATAGGCTCCTACCCTTCCACCGGATTACGAAAAGGCGTGGTCGTGAATATGGATACTACGGTCAACTCCATCAGGAAAGCGGTGGAGGAGGCCGAGCTCATGGCGGGCGTCAAGATCGAGTCCTGCCTGGCGGGCATCGGCGGGCCCCACATAAAGAGCTTCAATTCGAACGGGGTAGTGGCGATCAAGGACAAAGAGGTAAGGGCGGACGACATCACGAGGGCAATAGATGCGGCCAAGGCAGTGGCCATACCCGCGGACCGGGAGCTTATCCACGTCATCCCCCAGGAATTCATCGTGGACGACCAGGACGGCATCTACGAGCCCACCGGCATCTCGGGGGTCAGGCTCGAAGTGAAAGTCCATATCGTGACGGGCAGCGTCTCCTCGGCCCAGAATATCATGAAGTGCTGCAAGCTCGCGGGCCTCAACGTGACCGACATCGTCCTCGCCCAGCTCGCCTCCGCGGAAGCGACCCTCACTCAGGAAGAGAGGGAGATCGGGGTCGCCCTTGTCGACATCGGCGGCGGCACGAGCGATATCGCCGTATTTTCGAACGGGAGCATCAGGTATACCTCGGTCTTGCCCTTCGGCGGCAACAACATCACCAATGACATCGCCATAGGCCTCAGGACCCCCGTGGAAGAGGCGGAGAAGATCAAGAAAAAATTCGGCTGTGCCTCCTCGGGCATGATCGGCGCGAACGAGACCATAGACGTGCCGAGCGTGGGCGGCAGGAAGCCCAGGACGCTGATGCGCAAGACCCTGGCCGACATTATCGAGCCCCGGGTCGAAGAGATCGCATCCCTTATCTACGAAGAGATCAGGAAATCAGGCGCGGAGAAAGTCCTCGCCTCAGGGGTGGTCCTTACCGGCGGATGCGCGAACCTGGAAGGCATGCCCGAGTACGTGGAAGGCATTTTCAACCTCCCGGCCAGGCGCGGCTACCCCATCGGCGTGGGAGGACTTATCGACGTGGTGAACAACCCCATATATTCTACCGGCGTAGGCCTTCTCCTCCATGGGTTCAAGGGGGGAAAAGCCAAAAGGCAGGGCTACGACCGGGCTGCAGGACTTACAAAAATGTTTTCGGGCGGCAAGATGATCGACAGGATGAGAGACTGGTTCAAAGAAATTTTCTAG
- the ftsZ gene encoding cell division protein FtsZ: MNTVFYMDESNGFSAKLKVVGIGGGGCNALNNMVEANVQGVEFIAVNTDVKSLAMCKAPTRIQIGQQLTRGLGAGANPEIGRKAALEDVDRIREHLEGADMVFITCGLGGGTGTGASSVVAEISKELGALTVAIATKPFAFEARDRMKQAELGVQQLKTRVDSLITIPNQRLLSIGGKHMTIMEAFLKADEVLLNAVRSISDLIIGSGHVVVDFADVKTIMSERGMAIMGVGMASGENRAKEAAQKAISSPLLEDISIHGARGVLINVTGNSDMKLHEVHEASTLIQEQAHEDAKVIWGLVFDDNMNDNLRITVIATGFEETVTQEEGNIEPIRRGSRLFEEEDMPPFMKKKVAVDYKDMNKKESIDIDDDRYDVPTFLRKQAD, from the coding sequence GTGAATACTGTATTTTACATGGATGAGTCCAATGGTTTCTCGGCCAAGCTTAAAGTAGTAGGTATCGGCGGCGGGGGCTGCAACGCCCTGAACAACATGGTGGAAGCGAATGTGCAGGGCGTCGAGTTCATCGCCGTCAATACGGACGTAAAGTCTCTCGCCATGTGCAAGGCGCCGACTAGAATACAGATAGGACAGCAGCTCACCCGCGGCCTCGGCGCGGGCGCCAATCCGGAGATCGGCAGAAAAGCGGCGCTCGAGGATGTGGACAGGATACGAGAACATTTAGAGGGCGCTGATATGGTCTTCATCACCTGCGGTCTGGGCGGCGGGACCGGGACCGGCGCATCCTCCGTAGTAGCCGAGATATCAAAAGAACTTGGGGCCCTCACCGTGGCCATCGCAACAAAACCCTTTGCCTTTGAAGCCAGGGACCGCATGAAGCAGGCCGAGCTCGGGGTCCAGCAGCTCAAGACAAGGGTAGACTCTCTCATCACCATCCCGAACCAGAGACTCCTCTCCATAGGCGGCAAACATATGACCATCATGGAAGCCTTCCTCAAAGCGGACGAAGTGCTCCTCAATGCCGTCAGAAGCATCTCCGACCTCATCATAGGATCAGGCCACGTGGTAGTCGATTTCGCCGACGTGAAGACCATCATGAGCGAGAGGGGCATGGCCATCATGGGCGTGGGCATGGCCTCCGGCGAGAACAGGGCCAAGGAAGCGGCCCAGAAGGCCATATCAAGCCCGCTTCTCGAAGACATCTCCATCCATGGGGCTCGCGGAGTGCTCATCAACGTGACGGGCAACTCGGATATGAAGCTCCATGAAGTCCACGAGGCCTCGACCCTCATCCAGGAACAGGCCCACGAAGACGCGAAAGTGATCTGGGGCCTCGTCTTCGACGACAATATGAACGACAACCTGAGAATCACCGTGATCGCCACCGGCTTCGAAGAGACCGTCACCCAGGAAGAAGGTAATATCGAGCCCATAAGAAGGGGAAGCAGGCTCTTCGAGGAAGAGGACATGCCGCCCTTCATGAAAAAGAAAGTAGCCGTGGACTACAAGGATATGAATAAGAAAGAGTCCATCGACATCGACGACGACCGGTACGACGTGCCCACCTTCCTGAGGAAGCAGGCCGACTGA